The uncultured Treponema sp. genomic interval TCAAGCCGCAGTTTCCCCAGTCAAACCAGCTGATGTCATTGTCCTGGCAATAAGCATTGTTGTTTCCCTGCTGACCTCTGCGGAATTCGTCTCCGCCCAAAAGCATCGGTGTTCCCTGCGAAATCAAAAGAGTAAGCATATAATTTCGCATCTGGCGGTTCCGCATTTTTTCGATTACAGGATTCAGCGTAGGACCTTCGTAGCCGTGGTTGTAGCTCCAGTTTGAGTCAGAGCCATCGCGGTTGCCTTCGCCGTTTTCATCGTTATGTTTTCCGTTGTAGCTTACCAAGTCGTTCATTGTAAATCCGTCATGGCAGCAAACATAATTTATGCTGTGGTAAGGAGAGCGTCCAGAAATTGTGAAAAGGTCGCTTGAGCCGCTGATTCTTGTAGCCGCATTTGTAGAAACATATTCGTCTCCGCGCCAAAATCTTCTTATGTCATCACGGAAACGGTCGTTCCATTCAGCCCATCTTCCGCCTGGAAATCCTCCAAGCTGATAAGCTCCGCCAGCATCCCAAGGCTCTGCAATTATTTTTGTCTTGCCAAGAACAGGGTCTTCAGCAATTGCATTTGTAAGCGGCGGAAATTTCAAAAGCTCGCCTTCCTGCCCTCTGCTCAAAATTGAAGCCAAGTCGAATCTAAATCCGTCAATGTGATAATTCAAAACCCAATAGCGCAAACTGTCGATTATAAAATTTCTTACAACAGGATGATTGCAGTTCACGGTGTTTCCGCAGCCTGAAAAATTCATGTAATATTCTTTGTGGCTAGTAACAAGAGTGTAGTAAACGCTATTTTCAAATCCGCGGAAATTCAAAGCGACGCCATGCTCGTTTCCTTCAGCAGTGTGGTTGAAAACAACATCAAGAATAACTTCAATTCCAGCTTTATGAAGTTCACGAACCAAAGTTTTAAATTCATTTACGCAGCCGCCTGGAGTTTTGTCCGCCGCAAAAGAAGCTTTCGGTGAAAAGAAATTTATCGTGCTGTAGCCCCAGTAATTTTTCATCCGCTCGCCAGTGCGCGGGTTAACATTTGAATTTTCAAATTCATCAAATTCAAAAATAGGAAGAAGCTCAACCGCAGTAATTCCTAAATCTTTTAAATAAGGAATTTTTTCAATGAAGCCAGCGTAAGTTCCCGGGCAAGAAACTCCGGCATTTTTTCCGGCGGTGAAGCCTTTTAAATGAACTTCATAAATTACGCTTTCCGACAAAGGCCTATTAATCGGCTTGTCTCCCTGCCAGTCAAAATTTTCATTGTCAATTACAACGCACTTCGGAAAAACTTTTGCGCACTGATTTTTTCCATGCTCAATGTCGTTCTTGTCAAGCGGCGCAGAATAGTCAGGCGGAAGATTATAAAAAACAGAAACTGGAGTGATTGCTTTTGCATAAGGATCAAAAAGCCTTTGATGCACATTGAACCTGTGGCCTTTTGAAGGCTCGAACGGTCCGTCTACCCTAAAAAGATAAAGAGTTCCGGGCTTAATTCCTGGCACAAACGCATGCCAAATATCGCCGGTTCTATTTTCAGAAGGACTGAATTCAACTTGAGCATAAGGCTCGCTGTCCTCGCTGGCAGAATAAAATTCCAAAAATACCTTTGTGGCATTCCGGCTAAAAACTGAAAAATTAACGCCGTCTTTAGCAACAGAAGCTCCAAGTGGAAGTGGTGTTCCGGGTAGAGAGTTCAAAATTTCCATGCCAAGATTATATCAGTTTTTCATTGGATTTTCCACTTTTTAATGAAAAAATCCATATTTGTTCCAACAAAAGCCGCACAATACATAATTATACTAAACGCAAAAAAAAGCGACAAAGGAAAAACAAAAAATTCCGCGGAAGCAAAAAACGCAAGCATTTCAAAAAGAACCACGCACAAAATCAAAGCCGCGCCAGCCACAAGCCACTGCCGCATCGAAACACGCTCTTTTTGCAAGTTGTACATTTCATAAGCTGAATCAAGGCGGCGCATTATTTCAACAATGTTTTTTGAGTCGCATGAAATTTTTTTCATGTTTTCCTTGGAACATTTTTTTTCCAGCAGGGAAAATTTTCTTACAAAGTTTCTGCATTTTTTGCAAAACAAAAGATGAACTGTAAGACTTGCAGGAAGCCTTTCATTTTTGTCCAAGGCGAAAAATTTGTCCATATAAAAATCGCAGTTCTTTTTCATTTATAATCCTCCAGCTTTTTTCCAAGAATTTTTTTTGCGCGGAAAATATGCGACTTGATTGTGTTCACGGGAATTCCTGTGGCTTTTGAAATTTCCTCATGGCTCATTCCATTGAAAAAATAAAGCCGCACACATTCAGCGTAACGTTCAGGCAAAATTTCAAGCGAGCCTTTTACGGCTTCAACAGTCGCAGAATAAATCAGCTCTTCCTCGGGCGTTTTTATTTTTCCCGGAATCAAATTTTCATCAGAAAGAGTTTCCGCATCGTGGCTTCTTTCCTTCTGATTCATCGCAGTCGTAAAGGCAATTCTCGTAAGCCAAGTTGAAAAAAGACTTTCGCCTTTAAAGCTTGAAAGTTTTTCGTAAGCCTTCAAAAAAACATTTTGCGCAAAATCTTCAGCGTCAGCCTGATTATGAAAAAATCGCATTCCAATTGCAAAAATACGCTTATAGTAAAAACCCGTCAGCTTGGAAAACGCGCGGGAAGAACCGTTCAAAGTTTCCTGCACATAATAAAAATCACGTTTTCGAATAACAAGATTTTCCAGCGACGAAGAAATTGTTTTTTTCATAGATAAAAACTAAAACTGAAAAATTATTTTGAAATCCTATGGAAAAGCAAAAGCATTACGCCGACTGCAAGCGGAATAAGTCCGCCCAAAAGTCCCCAGGAAAGATGCTTTAAAAGCACGAACATCAACGAAAGAACAAGTCCCACGCCGACAAGACAAAGTCCCAAAAGCAAAGAAAAATTCCGCAAGTCAATTTTCGGCGGATTGTACGAATCTTTTTGAATCAGCATTACATTTTCGTGGTGCTTCCATAGCAAGGCGAAAAAAATAATTGATGCCGCAAAACAAATTCCCACAATCGGAATAATCGAAACAATAACCTGTGCAGCAGGCGAAACAATTTGGTTCATATAATCTGTAACCTCTTAAAATATAAGACACGATTTTACAAAAAAAGTTGCAAAAAAAAAGCATGATGCAAAACACACCATGCCTCTAAAAGTAAAATTTAATAAAGCATTAAAGCGCTGGCTTTCTGTCGAAATAGGCCTTTGTCTCCTTTGCCACAATGCCGCTGAGGACAATCAGCGAGATGCAGTTCGGGATTGCCATGAGCGCGTTCGTGATGTCGGCGATTGTCCAGACTGCGGAAATTGTCATGTATGGTCCGATTGCAACAGCTAATATATAAAGCCATCTGTAGACTTTTACGACCGCCATATTACCGTTAGATAAATATTCAAGACATTTTTCAGAATAGTAGTCCCAGCCGAGGATTGTCGTGAACGCGAAGAACACAAGGCAGAGCATAAGCAGGAACTGAACCGAATGCTGGTCGCCACCGAGAACTTTTGAGAACGCAGCCGAAGTGAGAGCCGCCCCTGAAAGTCCGCTGTTCCATACGTCGCCGCCCGCAATCACAATTGAAAGTCCTGTCATAGTGCAGATAACCAGAGTGTCGATGATAGTTCCGGTCATGTTCACCATTCCCTGCTCGACAGGCTCGTTTGTCTGAACCGCTGAAGCCGCAATCGGAGCCGAACCGAGACCCGCCTCGTTGGAGAAGATTCCGCGCGCTATTCCCTTCTGCATCGCCATTCTGATTATCGTTCCGGCTGTCGCGCCCGCAAGAGCCTGCATTCCTGTGTCCGCACCGAACGCGCCTTTGAAGATGAGCGCGAAAGCTCCAGGAATTTTTGTCGCGTTCATTATAAGAACTGAAAGTCCGAGGAACACGTAGATTATAGCCATGGCAGGAACAACTTTTTCGGCGACCTTTGCGATTCTCTTCAAACCGCCGATTACGACGAGAGCCGTCGCAATGGTGATTACCGCGCCGCCGATTACAGTCGCCCAGGAATATGAGTTTCCGCCGAGCGAGAAAGCGACCGCTGCCTTGTCCGGGTCAAATGCGTTCTGAACCGCGCCGCAGATTCCGTTCACCTGAGTAAAAGTTCCGATTCCGAAAAGTCCTACGAGAGTTCCGAAAATCGCGAAAAGAACCGCAAGCCATTTCCAGTTCTTGCCCATTCCCTTCTCAATCACATAGAAAGGTCCGCCCAGAACGTGCCCATCCTCCTTGACCTCGCGGTATTTGATTGAAAGCATACATTCCGCATACTTTGTGGCAGTTCCAAGAATCGCCATGAACCACATCCAGAAAAGAGCTCCGGGTCCGCCGGCAAGAATCGCAGTTGCAACGCCGACGATATTTCCGGTTCCGATTGTTGCGGAAAGTGCCGTGCAGAGAGCGCCGAATCCAGAAAGCTCGCCGTGGCCTTCGTTCTCCTTGAAGATGCTCTTGAACGCGCGTCCGAATTTCGTGAACTGGATTCCGCGGGTACGAATTGTCAGCAGGAGACCTGTGACAAAAATCAGGATGATGGTGGGAAGACCCCATACAACATCATCAATAGTGTTGAGGATTGCTTCAAAAGACATTTTGTGTCCTCGCAAGAAAAAAAATAAGAGCCGCCCAGTTTTACCTAGACAGGCTCTCCAAAGAGTGATGAACGGACATTTTTTATGCTCTGTCCACTTTGCCTGAGATGTCGGCTTGAATAGCCTTAACCCTTCGGCGCTCCACAAGGATTTATGGAGACTCTCCAGAGAATCAAAAAATCAACAACGCTGTTTTCTTGACAATTCAAATTATCATTTTTTTTTAATTTAATCAACAGAAAAATTTTTCTATTTGCAATGGCATTTTTTGCAAGTGGCGGCTCCGGGGCAACCAATGCAGATGTGATTTCCGCTTAAACGCGCATTTCTTTTCTGCTTTATTATGTAAACAGCAACAGCAATAAGCCATACTGCAAGCACAAGAATTCCTATAATGTTTCCAATCATAATCAGCCTCTGAAAAAAAATAAATAAACTTGATAAAAAAAACAAGGCTTTCCAAGAAAAAATCCTAGAAAGCCTTATTCAGTTCAAGAACAAAACTTTCTCAAGCTTCATCCTTTTTTTGTTTGTGCTTTTTTATTTTTTCTACGATTGTGATTACCGCAACGCACAGAACATAAAGAACTGCGAGCACGGCAATCATTATTCCCATAGAAAATTTACCTATGGAGCCGCCCATAATTTTTATGACGCGCTCTTTGAATCAAAGTACTGTCCCTTGTAAGGATCTTTTCTGAACAAAGCGAAAATAATTCCTGCAAGGAAAACAAAGGCGAATACAGTTCCTACGCCAAAATGTCCGTGAACAAAAAGCATTCCAAGCTGGTAAACAATCAATGTCAAAACATAAGCAAAAACATTTTGGAAAATAATTGCAAACCAGAACCACTTGCGGCTCTTAAGCTCGTTTGCCATTGTAGCAATTGCGGCAAGACAAGGAGAATCAAGCAAGTTGAACATAAGGAATGCAAAGGCCGCCAAAGCTGTAGCAAACCATCCGCCGATAGCTTCAGCAACAACAGCATCATCTTCAACGTTTTCTTCATCAACATTTGCAAGAACACCCATTGTAGAAACAATAGCTTCTTTTGCGCTGAATCCAGACAAGCTAGCTGCCGCGCTCTGCCATCCGCCAACTTTTTCACCAAATCCAAGAGGCTTGAATACGTAGCGGATAACATTTCCAACATCAGCAAGCAAAGACTCATCTGCGTCAACAAGTCCAAATCCGCCTTCAACTGCCTCTTCTACAACTTCGCCGTTTTCTACAACTTCATCTTTTGGAGAAGCGAATCCGTAAGAAGAAAGGAACCAAATTACAAGACAAGCAACAAAAAGAATTGTTCCGGCTTTTACAATGAATCCTCTAAGGCGTTCCCAAGTGTGCATGAGAACTGTCTTGAGCTGCGGAAGGTGATACTGCGGAAGTTCCATAACGAAAGGCGCGGCTTTTCCGTGGAAAGGCTTTGTTTTCTTGAGCATGATTGCAGCCATTACAACAGCTCCGATTCCGATTACGTACATCAAAAGTGTAAGAGAGCCGCCATCCCAGCCAGTGAGTTTTGCACCGATAACACCAGAGATAAGCGCAATTACAGGAAGCTTTGCTCCACAAGGAACCCAAGTAGTAGTAAAGATTGTAAGACGTCTGTCGTTGTCATTTTCGATTGTGCGGCTTGCCATAATTCCAGGAACGCCACAGCCAGAACCTACAAGAAGCGGAATAAACGATTTTCCTGAAAGACCAAATTTGCGGAAAATTCGGTCCATAACGAATGCAATGCGAACCATATATCCGCAGTCTTCAATCAAGGAAAGAAGAAGGAACAAAACAGCCATCTGCGGAACGAATCCAAGAACCGCTCCAACACCGCCAATAACTCCGTTAACAATGCAGTCAATGAGAACTTCGTTTGCTCCAGCATTTGTGAGAGCTTCTTCCACGGAAGCTGAAATTCCAGGAATAGCAAGTCCTTCAATTCCAAGGAAGTTCCATCCGTCTCCAAAGAGTCCGTCATTTGCCCAGTCAGTCAAAACTGTTCCAAGCGAAGAAACCGCAATGTAATAAACAACCCACATTACAGCAAGGAAAATTGGAATTCCAAGCCAGCGGTTTGTAACGATGCGGTCGATTTTGTCTGAGCGAGTCATTTTCTGTCCAGACTTTCTTACGCAGCGGCTTACAATTCCCTGAATGTAAACGTAACGTTCATTTGTTATGATTGACTCAACATCATCATCTTTTGCTTTTTCCAATGCCTTTGAAATTTCTTCAGCCTTTGCAGAATCCGCAGAAGAAAGAGCAAGCTGACCAAGCACAACAGAATCGCGTTCAAGAAGCTTTATTGCATACCATCTTTTCAATTCTGATTTTACAGTTGAAGGAACAAGAGCTTCCATTTTTGAAATATATTCTTCAACATCTTTTGAGAAAACAGCAGTCGGAATAAAAGCTTTTCCAGATTCAGCGGCTTTCTTTGCAGCGGCGGCAGCTTCTTTTACGCCAGTTCCTTTGAGCGCGCTTGTTTCAATTACAGTGCAGCCAAGTTCAGCCTGAAGTTTTTCTGTATCAACAGAATCGCCTGACTTTTTAAGAACATCAATCATGTTCAGGGCAATTACTGTAGGCTTTCCAAGTTCAAGAAGCTGAGTTGTAAGATAAAGGTTTCTTTCAATATTTGTAGCGTCAACCAAGTCAAGGATTGCGTCCGGATTGTCTTTGATAAGATAATCGCGGGAAACAACTTCCTCTGATGTATAAGGTGAAAGTGAATAAATTCCAGGCAAGTCTGTTACAACAACATCCTTCATACCTTTCATTTTTCCTTCTTTCTTTTCAACAGTAACTCCAGGCCAGTTTCCTACGTACTGGTTTGAGCCTGTAAGGTTGTTGAACATTGTGGTTTTTCCGCAGTTTGGATTTCCTGCAAGAGCAATTCTGATTTCTGACATTTTATTCTACCTCAATATTTTCAGCGTCATCTTTGCGAACGCTAAGCTCATAGCCACGAATTGTAACTTCAACAGGATCGCCAAGAGGTGCGACTTTGCGAACATAAACTTCGCATCCGTTTGTAAATCCCATGTCCATAAGACGTCTTTTTAAAGCGCCTTCACCGTTCAACTTTTTTACCTTTACAGTTGAACCAACTTGTGCTTCACGCAATGTACCCATTTATTTTACTCCTATAAAAAGCCAATGAGAAAGCTTTAAATTTTAATTTGAGTTTTAGAAAATCAGACAATTATTTTGGACGCCAAGCTGCTGTCCAATGCAACGCGGGCTTCCTTGACTTTTACAATCAAGCCGGTCTTTACTTTCTGAACAATTGTGACCAAAGAGCCAACATTGAATCCAAGCTCATTCAGATGCTGCTTTACCTGCGGATTTCCATTCACACCAGAAATTTTTACTTCATCTCCAGGATTTGCAAACAATAATGGCATAAGAACCTCCTAGCAAGTTAACAAAGAGCAACAATAATTACCTAAAACAAATAAAAATTAACCTGCCCTAATCTTCGTTATCTTACACTAACTAAAATTATATGTCAATAAATTCTGAATTGCTGAAAAATGAATTTGCCTTTCTAACGGAAATAAAAAAAACTTCCAGCCTCAAAAGAAACCGGAAGTCTTGCAAGTGGAAAATAAAAAAATTCGATTATGAAATTTTTGGCTTTACAAACGCAGCCCAGACGCGGTCGGCTTTTGCAATGTGATTCAAAATCCAGCCAACCATGTAAGAATAGAACCTTGCGCCGTCATCTTTGCGGTCGGAAGAAAGCTGCTTAATCTGATGGTTAACTTCATTTATAAAGTTGTCATGCGCAGTCTTGTGAATATCAACGCCTGAATATCCGTACTTGCGCATAAATTCTTCTTCATTTGAAAAATGATAAACCGTGTAGTCCGTAAGCTTTTTCAGAACCTTCGCCATGTTAAGACCATAAGCTTCATCAGTGCCAGTAGCCGTAGCATAAAGTTCATTTGCAATCTGAATCAGTTTTTTGTGCTGATTGTCAATTTCAGGAATTCCCAAAAGATAAGAGTCGCTCCATTCAATTTTTTCAACCATCTTTTTTACCTCCAATGGCAAATCTATTCAAGCTAAAATCAGCTGAAATTTTTCAGTCCTTCAAAATCCAATGTAGCAAAATAATCCTCAACAGTTTCACGGCGGCGGATTTCTTTTACAGTTCCATCTGAACGCAAAAGAAGTTCTCCGGCACGAAGTTTTCCGTTGTAATTAAAGCCCATCGCTCTTCCGTGCGCGCCGGCATCGTGGATAATCAAAAGATCTCCTATTTCAATTTTTGGAAGATTCCTCTGAACCGCAAACTTGTCGCAGTTTTCGCACAAACTTCCAGAAACATCGTAAACATAATCTTTAGGAGCATTTTCCTTTCCGCTGACAGTAACTTCATGGTAAGCTCCGTACATTCCGGGGCGCATCAAGTCTGCCATGCTCGCGTCAACTCCAATGTAATTGCGGTAAATATTTTTTTCGTGAATTGCCTTTGTAACAAGCCAGCCGTAAGGACCTGTAATCGGGCGTCCGCATTCAAAGCAAATTTTCAATGGATCAAGTCCAGCCGGAACAATCATTTTATCGTAAAGAACTTTTATTCCTT includes:
- a CDS encoding sodium:alanine symporter family protein, whose protein sequence is MSFEAILNTIDDVVWGLPTIILIFVTGLLLTIRTRGIQFTKFGRAFKSIFKENEGHGELSGFGALCTALSATIGTGNIVGVATAILAGGPGALFWMWFMAILGTATKYAECMLSIKYREVKEDGHVLGGPFYVIEKGMGKNWKWLAVLFAIFGTLVGLFGIGTFTQVNGICGAVQNAFDPDKAAVAFSLGGNSYSWATVIGGAVITIATALVVIGGLKRIAKVAEKVVPAMAIIYVFLGLSVLIMNATKIPGAFALIFKGAFGADTGMQALAGATAGTIIRMAMQKGIARGIFSNEAGLGSAPIAASAVQTNEPVEQGMVNMTGTIIDTLVICTMTGLSIVIAGGDVWNSGLSGAALTSAAFSKVLGGDQHSVQFLLMLCLVFFAFTTILGWDYYSEKCLEYLSNGNMAVVKVYRWLYILAVAIGPYMTISAVWTIADITNALMAIPNCISLIVLSGIVAKETKAYFDRKPAL
- a CDS encoding ferrous iron transport protein A is translated as MGTLREAQVGSTVKVKKLNGEGALKRRLMDMGFTNGCEVYVRKVAPLGDPVEVTIRGYELSVRKDDAENIEVE
- a CDS encoding FeoA family protein is translated as MPLLFANPGDEVKISGVNGNPQVKQHLNELGFNVGSLVTIVQKVKTGLIVKVKEARVALDSSLASKIIV
- the glgX gene encoding glycogen debranching protein GlgX, producing MEILNSLPGTPLPLGASVAKDGVNFSVFSRNATKVFLEFYSASEDSEPYAQVEFSPSENRTGDIWHAFVPGIKPGTLYLFRVDGPFEPSKGHRFNVHQRLFDPYAKAITPVSVFYNLPPDYSAPLDKNDIEHGKNQCAKVFPKCVVIDNENFDWQGDKPINRPLSESVIYEVHLKGFTAGKNAGVSCPGTYAGFIEKIPYLKDLGITAVELLPIFEFDEFENSNVNPRTGERMKNYWGYSTINFFSPKASFAADKTPGGCVNEFKTLVRELHKAGIEVILDVVFNHTAEGNEHGVALNFRGFENSVYYTLVTSHKEYYMNFSGCGNTVNCNHPVVRNFIIDSLRYWVLNYHIDGFRFDLASILSRGQEGELLKFPPLTNAIAEDPVLGKTKIIAEPWDAGGAYQLGGFPGGRWAEWNDRFRDDIRRFWRGDEYVSTNAATRISGSSDLFTISGRSPYHSINYVCCHDGFTMNDLVSYNGKHNDENGEGNRDGSDSNWSYNHGYEGPTLNPVIEKMRNRQMRNYMLTLLISQGTPMLLGGDEFRRGQQGNNNAYCQDNDISWFDWGNCGLNSVLVSFTRKAIGLRKNHPVFRRTEFFKGNMAGKQPDIQWYAADGSNPDWSKISRFLAFRLSGTFDSGKEKISDNDFFIAANTDRQDIMLRIPAITDSRKWYRIADTSIEDETSLFSVENAETLLSQDRYVLPASSMLILVAK
- a CDS encoding bacteriohemerythrin, with translation MVEKIEWSDSYLLGIPEIDNQHKKLIQIANELYATATGTDEAYGLNMAKVLKKLTDYTVYHFSNEEEFMRKYGYSGVDIHKTAHDNFINEVNHQIKQLSSDRKDDGARFYSYMVGWILNHIAKADRVWAAFVKPKIS
- the feoB gene encoding ferrous iron transport protein B produces the protein MSEIRIALAGNPNCGKTTMFNNLTGSNQYVGNWPGVTVEKKEGKMKGMKDVVVTDLPGIYSLSPYTSEEVVSRDYLIKDNPDAILDLVDATNIERNLYLTTQLLELGKPTVIALNMIDVLKKSGDSVDTEKLQAELGCTVIETSALKGTGVKEAAAAAKKAAESGKAFIPTAVFSKDVEEYISKMEALVPSTVKSELKRWYAIKLLERDSVVLGQLALSSADSAKAEEISKALEKAKDDDVESIITNERYVYIQGIVSRCVRKSGQKMTRSDKIDRIVTNRWLGIPIFLAVMWVVYYIAVSSLGTVLTDWANDGLFGDGWNFLGIEGLAIPGISASVEEALTNAGANEVLIDCIVNGVIGGVGAVLGFVPQMAVLFLLLSLIEDCGYMVRIAFVMDRIFRKFGLSGKSFIPLLVGSGCGVPGIMASRTIENDNDRRLTIFTTTWVPCGAKLPVIALISGVIGAKLTGWDGGSLTLLMYVIGIGAVVMAAIMLKKTKPFHGKAAPFVMELPQYHLPQLKTVLMHTWERLRGFIVKAGTILFVACLVIWFLSSYGFASPKDEVVENGEVVEEAVEGGFGLVDADESLLADVGNVIRYVFKPLGFGEKVGGWQSAAASLSGFSAKEAIVSTMGVLANVDEENVEDDAVVAEAIGGWFATALAAFAFLMFNLLDSPCLAAIATMANELKSRKWFWFAIIFQNVFAYVLTLIVYQLGMLFVHGHFGVGTVFAFVFLAGIIFALFRKDPYKGQYFDSKSAS
- a CDS encoding sigma-70 family RNA polymerase sigma factor, encoding MKKTISSSLENLVIRKRDFYYVQETLNGSSRAFSKLTGFYYKRIFAIGMRFFHNQADAEDFAQNVFLKAYEKLSSFKGESLFSTWLTRIAFTTAMNQKERSHDAETLSDENLIPGKIKTPEEELIYSATVEAVKGSLEILPERYAECVRLYFFNGMSHEEISKATGIPVNTIKSHIFRAKKILGKKLEDYK